One Cardiocondyla obscurior isolate alpha-2009 linkage group LG16, Cobs3.1, whole genome shotgun sequence genomic region harbors:
- the LOC139109186 gene encoding protein AAR2 homolog, translating to MEIDQSVAQVLLTQGATLVFLDVPTGTDVGIDIKSWNVGHNFKGIKMIPPGIHFVHYSAADKFGELAPRVGFFHDFQKSEFLVKRWDSKEETISLESVPEETVQRLKDNIKELDRYLGPYPYEIFKPWMKLTNRITASLVTRCSPLCGYVQSALELEHCSDALRPRGTESASKQKKYSRLTQEDKEELLLPDLKPKPGTELRLTELPDKHYPDNATPSEITQHSLDTSYVLDSILKKLREPMEIIGEMQLTFICFLAGQSLDAFEQWKKLVILICGADNAIPQYRSIYMEFLQILEEDLLYVPEEVLCDIVASNNFVYHNLCNLFRNIESNSEVDGQLKSYATRLQGRLTAKFLWDFSNLLEEDDDEAPVIVTLAQ from the exons ATGGAAATAGATCAAAGCGTTGCGCAAGTTTTATTGACGCAAGGTGCTACTTTAGTGTTTTTGGATGTACCGACTGGCACTGACGTCGGTATTGATATAAAATCCTGGAATGTAGGACACAATTTTAAAGGAATCAAGATGATTCCGCCTGGAATTCACTTCGTGCATTACag tgCAGCAGACAAATTTGGTGAGCTGGCCCCTAGAGTTGGTTTCTTCCATGACTTCCAGAAAAGTGAATTCTTAGTGAAAAGATGGGATTCCAAGGAGGAAACTATTAGCTTGGAAT CTGTACCTGAGGAAACAGTTCAGAGGTTGAAAGATAACATAAAAGAGCTGGACAGATACTTAGGACCATATCCATATGAGATATTCAAACCATGGATGAAATTAACAAATAGGATTACTGCATCTCTTGTTACAAGATGTTCACCACTTTGTGG ttatGTGCAGTCTGCTTTGGAATTGGAACACTGCAGTGATGCTTTGAGACCACGTGGCACAGAATCTGCAAgcaagcaaaaaaaatatagtagGCTCACACAAGAAGACAAGGAAGAGCTGCTGCTTCCAGATTTAAAACCTAAGCCTGGCACAGAACTCAGGCTGACAGAATTACCGGATAAGCATTATCCTGATAATGCAACTCCAAGTGAAATAACGCAACATTCTCTCGATACTAGTTATGTCTTGGATAGCATACTGAAAAAATTACGAga GCCTATGGAGATCATCGGTGAAATGCAGCTGACGTTTATTTGCTTCCTAGCTGGTCAGAGCTTGGATGCTTTCGAACAATGGAAAAAGCTCGTAATATTGATTTGTGGCGCGGATAACGCAATTCCACAGTATCGTTCTATTTATATGGAATTCTTGCAAATTTTAGAGGAGGACTTGTTATATGTACCGGAAGAAGTGCTTTGCGATATCGTAGcaagtaataattttgtatatcaCAATTTGTGCAACTTATTTCGTAACATTGAATCGAATTCCGAGGTGGACGgtcaattaaaatcatatgCGACACGTTTACAAGGCCGACTCACTGCTAAGTTTCTATGGGACTTTTCGAATTTACTCGAAGAAGATGATGATGAAGCTCCCGTTATTGTAACTTTAGCACAATAA
- the LOC139109187 gene encoding uncharacterized protein: MSKIEKSDLVAGGDAAPVEVTKSDCIDNTDAIITEKNDVILEDTSVENAKEVLNTQTGNERSLEAINDANMPVGELVNPDTATIDDTKIIQTPTKKENVSVTQDKAQDISPSIKAQLNTEESNNSMIALQDKETSKSASEEKADTLKQNAGDNNAACIYRLEAEVQKKIKECNSYQKRLEETERKLAALQASYDAIINQGDENTMQQSMEQLRGQLLQTALMYEERNRVVTNQENQINALNNQVTSLKEVVSITRDLLQIRNMEVKQLQAEVDNMEKKISEERDRHNMMISKMDAAMRLNADLKKEYETQLSLFQSLREKYGEKISLLSKEKEALETAASAPE, translated from the exons atgTCTAAAATAGAGAAATCAGATCTTGTAGCAGGCGGAGATGCAGCTCCAGTTGAAGTGACAAAATCTGATTGCATTGATAATACAGACGCAATTATCACAGAGAAAAACGATGTAATATTAGAAGATACTTCTGTAGAAAATGCAAAAGAGGTATTAAACACGCAAACTGGAAACGAACGTTCGCTAGAAGCAATAAATGATGCAAATATGCCTGTTGGAGAATTAGTCAATCCAGATACAGCCACTATAGACGacacaaaaattattcaaacgcctacaaagaaagaaaacgttaGTGTAACACAGGACAAAGCCCAAGATATTAGCCCAAGTATCAAAGCCCAATTAAACACCGAAGAATCTAATAATTCTATGATCGCTCTTCAAGATAAAGAAACATCGAAATCTGCTAGCGAAGAAAAG GCGGATACGTTAAAGCAAAATGCAGGAGATAATAATGCAGCGTGCATATATAGATTGGAGGCAGAAGTACAG aaaaaaataaaagaatgcaACAGTTATCAGAAGAGGCTGGaagaaacggagagaaaacTAGCTGCCTTGCAAGCATCCTACGACGCGATAATAAATCAAGGTGATGAAAATACGATGCAACAATCGATGGAACAGCTGCGTGGGCAATTGCTACAGACGGCATTGATGTACGAGGAACGTAATCGCGTTGTCACGAATCAGGAGAACCAGATCAATGCTTTGAACAATCAAGTGACCTCGTTGAAAGAGGTGGTATCAATTACACGTGATTTGTTGCAAATCCGTAACATGGAAGTGAAACAACTACAA GCTGAAGTTGATAATatggaaaagaaaatctcCGAAGAACGTGATCGGCATAACATGATGATTAGTAAAATGGATGCAGCAATGAGACTTAACGCTGATCTCAAAAAGGAATATGAAACTCAGCTGTCTCTGTTTCAAAGTCTTCGTGAGAAATACGGCgagaaaatttctttattatctaAAGAGAAAGAAGCTCTTGAAACGGCCGCTTCTGCACCTGAATGA
- the LOC139109176 gene encoding bifunctional purine biosynthesis protein ATIC — MPARKLALLSVSDKTDLLPLAKKLHEFGLTLIASGGTAQALRDAKLPVQDVSEITGAPEMLGGRVKTLHPAIHAGILARLTDSDAQDLKKQNYDLIQVVVCNLYPFVNTISKPNVTVEDAIENIDIGGVTLLRAAAKNHSRVTVICDPTDYERVINEMDTAADNNTSLQTRQTLALKAFTHTAEYDNAISDYFRKQYSAGISQLTLRYGMNPHQKPAQIFTILEKLPLTVLNGSPGFINLCDALNGYQLVKELKSALNLPAATSFKHVSPAGAAVSVPLDNIQAKLCQVDDLYNQLTPLATAYARARGADRMSSFGDFVALSDPCDVVTAKIISREVSDGIIAPGYSEEALQILKKKKGGSYCVLQIDSSYVPSPIERKTLYGLVMEQKRNDAVIDKSTFDNVVTTLKTLPEDAIRDLIVATITVKYTQSNSVCYAKDGQVVGTGAGQQSRIHCTRLAGDKADNWWLRQHPKVVGMKFKKNVKRAEISNAIDNYVNGSIGKDMEEASWAAMYEIIPEKLSESDRIEWIKKLDNVALSSDAFFPFRDNVDRARLSGVKFIASPAGSTNDATVIDACNEHGIALAHTSFRLFHH, encoded by the exons ATGCCGGCGAGAAAATTAG CTCTTTTAAGCGTGTCTGATAAGACTGATCTGTTACCGCTGGCGAAAAAGCTACATGAATTTGGATTAACTTTAATTGCATCTGGAGGTACTGCACAGGCGTTGAGAGATGCCAAGTTACCGGTGCAAGACGTTTCTGAAATTACAGGAGCACCTGAAATGCTTGGTGGACGTGTGAAAACTCTTCATCCTGCTATTCATGCtg GAATTCTTGCCAGATTGACAGATTCTGATGCACAAGatcttaaaaaacaaaattacgaTCTTATCCAAGTGGTGGTTTGTAATCTGTATCCCTTTGTAAATACCATTTCGAAACCAAACGTGACGGTCGAGGATGCGATAGAAAATATAGATATTGGTGGGGTAACTTTATTACGCGCTGCTGCCAAGAATCATTCTAGAGTAACAGTTATCTGTGACCCCACTGATTATGAAAGGGTCATCAACGAGATGGACACTGCTGCCGATAATAATACCTCATTGCAGACTAG GCAAACTTTAGCTTTGAAGGCGTTCACGCACACTGCTGAATATGACAATGCCATTTCGGATTACTTCCGCAAGCAATATAGCGCCGGCATCTCTCAGCTTACTCTCCGCTACGGTATGAATCCACATCAGAAGCCCGCACAAATATTCACTATTCTGGAGAAATTGCCGTTGACCGTATTAAACGGATCACCTGGTTTTATCAATCTATGCGATGCGCTAAATGGCTATCAACTAGTGAAGGAATTGAAATCTGCTTTAAATTTACCAGCGGCAACTTCTTTCAAACACGTAAGTCCGGCTGGAGCGGCAGTGAGTGTACCCTTAGATAATATACAGGCAAAACTATGCCAAGTGGACGATCTTTACAATCAGCTCACGCCTTTAGCGACTGCTTACGCTCGCGCGCGAGGTGCTGATCGGATGTCCAGTTTTGGCGATTTCGTCGCGCTGTCTGATCCGTGCGATGTTGTAACAGCGAAAATCATCTCAAG gGAAGTTTCAGATGGCATTATTGCACCCGGTTACTCGGAAGAGGCTCttcaaatattgaaaaaaaagaaaggtggCTCGTATTGTGTGCTTCAAATTGATTCTTCTTACGTACCATCTCCCATAGAACGAAAGACTTTATATGGTTTAGTTATGGAACAGAAACGTAATGATGCGGTGATCGACAAATCGACATTTGACAATGTCGTGACGACTTTGAAAACATTGCCGGAAGATGCAATCCGTGATTTAATTGTTGCCACTATAACTGTAAAATATACACAAAGCAATTCTGTTTGTTATGCAAAAGATGGGCAAGTGGTCGGCACGGGAGCTGGACAACAATCCAGAATTCATTGCACTAGACTTGCTGGAGATAAAGCTGATAATTG gTGGCTTCGTCAACATCCGAAAGTAGTAGGAATGAAATTCAAGAAGAACGTAAAACGAGCAGAGATTTCTAATGCTATTGATAATTACGTCAACGGATCTATTGGAAAAGATATGGAAGAAGCGAGCTGGGCTGCCATGTACGAAATAATTCCTGAAAAACTATCGGAAAGTGATAGAATCGAATGGATCAAAAAATTAGACAATGTTGCTCTAAGCAGTGATGCCTTCTTTCCATTCAGAGATAATGTGGACAGGGCTAGACTT agCGGTGTCAAGTTTATCGCGAGTCCTGCTGGCTCTACAAACGATGCAACGGTAATCGATGCTTGCAACGAACACGGAATAGCTCTGGCTCATACTAGTTTCCGACTTTTCCATCATTAA